The following proteins are encoded in a genomic region of Lachnospiraceae bacterium KM106-2:
- a CDS encoding predicted DNA-binding proteins has protein sequence MPRPVKCRKVCHFPNVLEFLPADDTEKKTPIVLTVDEYETIRLLDKKGYSQEQCAESMQIARTTVQRIYEIARKKIADALIDGYPLRIEGGDFRICDGQSSNCSFGGCYKQEIYKKYAEEKGEGIMRIAVTYENGQIFQHFGHTETFKIYDVEEGKVVHSEVVDTNGSGHGALAGVLNALNADVLICGGIGGGAQTALAAAGIKLFGGVSGDADKAVEAFINETLEYNPDVKCSHHEHNHGEGHTCGEHGCGSHSGH, from the coding sequence ATGCCGAGACCAGTAAAATGTAGAAAAGTCTGCCATTTCCCAAATGTTTTAGAATTTCTTCCGGCAGATGATACTGAGAAAAAAACGCCCATTGTTCTGACGGTAGATGAGTACGAGACAATCCGTCTTTTGGACAAGAAAGGTTACAGTCAGGAGCAGTGTGCAGAATCTATGCAGATCGCAAGAACTACGGTCCAACGGATTTACGAGATTGCCAGAAAGAAAATAGCAGATGCTCTCATTGATGGATATCCACTCAGAATCGAGGGTGGGGATTTCAGAATTTGTGATGGTCAGAGCAGCAACTGCAGCTTTGGAGGATGTTACAAACAGGAAATTTACAAAAAATATGCAGAAGAAAAAGGAGAAGGTATTATGAGAATAGCAGTAACATATGAAAATGGACAGATTTTCCAGCACTTTGGACACACAGAGACATTTAAGATTTACGATGTAGAGGAAGGAAAAGTAGTACATTCAGAAGTAGTAGATACGAATGGAAGCGGACATGGTGCATTGGCGGGAGTTCTTAATGCGTTGAATGCAGATGTTCTGATCTGTGGTGGAATCGGAGGCGGTGCACAGACAGCATTAGCGGCAGCAGGAATTAAGCTTTTCGGAGGAGTTTCAGGAGATGCAGATAAAGCGGTAGAAGCTTTTATCAATGAAACACTTGAGTATAATCCGGATGTGAAGTGTTCTCACCATGAGCACAACCATGGGGAAGGACATACATGTGGTGAGCATGGATGCGGAAGCCATAGCGGTCATTAA
- a CDS encoding transcriptional regulator, Crp/Fnr family, whose product MSFENYFPLWNDLNTAQKKLISDNLITQHVKKGTVIHNGNMDCTGLLLVKSGQLRTYILSDEGREITLYRLFDMDMCLLSASCIIHSIQFEVTIEAEKDTDLWIIPAEIYKGIMKDSAPVANYTNELMATRFSDVMWLIEQIMWKSLDKRVATFLLEESSIEGTNELKITHETIANHLGSHREVITRMLRYFQGEGLVKLSRGKITILEPKRLETLQRS is encoded by the coding sequence ATGAGCTTCGAAAATTATTTTCCACTATGGAATGACTTAAATACAGCACAGAAAAAACTAATTTCAGACAATTTGATCACACAGCATGTGAAAAAAGGAACAGTCATTCACAACGGGAACATGGATTGTACCGGATTATTACTGGTTAAATCCGGTCAGCTTCGAACTTACATACTTTCAGATGAAGGACGAGAAATTACACTTTACCGTCTGTTCGATATGGATATGTGTCTTTTATCCGCCTCATGTATCATACACTCCATTCAATTTGAAGTAACCATTGAAGCAGAAAAAGATACTGATCTTTGGATCATCCCTGCTGAAATCTATAAAGGCATCATGAAGGATTCTGCTCCTGTCGCAAACTATACCAATGAGTTAATGGCTACCCGTTTTTCTGATGTCATGTGGCTGATTGAACAAATCATGTGGAAGAGTTTGGATAAGCGTGTTGCTACATTTCTTTTAGAAGAGTCCTCTATCGAAGGAACAAACGAGCTGAAAATCACTCATGAGACGATTGCTAATCATCTTGGTTCCCACAGGGAAGTTATCACTCGAATGCTTCGATACTTTCAAGGCGAGGGTCTCGTCAAACTCTCCCGCGGCAAAATCACAATCCTTGAACCAAAAAGACTGGAAACACTCCAAAGGTCATAA
- a CDS encoding pyridine nucleotide-disulfide oxidoreductase, which yields MKVIIVGGVAGGATAAARIRRLDEHAEITVYERSGYISYANCGLPYYIGDVITDPEELTLQTPESFFKRFRINMKIHHEVISIHPECKTVSVKNLENGEIFEENYDKLILSPGAKPTQPRLPGVGIDKLFTLRTVEDTFRIKEYINKNHPKSAVLAGGGFIGLELAENLRELGMDVTIVQRPKQLMNLFDPDMASMIHNEMRKHGIKLVLGYTVEGFKGKDSGVEVLLKDNPSLQADMVVLAIGVTPDTVLAKEAGLELGIKESIVVNDRMETSVPDIYAAGDAVQVKHYVTGNDALISLAGPANKQGRIIADNICGGDSRYLGSQGSSVIKVFDMTAATTGINETNAKKSGLEVDTVILSPMSHAGYYPGGKVMTMKVVFEKETYRLLGAQIIGYEGVDKRIDVLATAIHAGLKATQLKDLDLAYAPPYSSAKDPVNMAGFMIDNIAKGTLKQWHLEDMDKISKDKDVVLIDVRTVGEFSMGHIDGFKNIPVDELRERISEIEKGKPVYLICQSGLRSYIASRILEGNGYETYNLSGGFRFYDAVVNDRALIERAYACGMDY from the coding sequence ATGAAGGTAATAATCGTAGGAGGTGTAGCAGGAGGAGCGACAGCCGCAGCAAGAATACGCAGACTGGATGAACATGCAGAAATTACTGTGTATGAAAGATCCGGATACATATCCTATGCGAATTGTGGGCTTCCATATTATATTGGAGACGTGATTACAGATCCGGAAGAACTTACACTACAGACACCAGAGAGTTTTTTTAAACGCTTCCGTATTAACATGAAAATTCATCATGAAGTTATCTCAATACATCCCGAATGTAAAACTGTTTCAGTTAAGAATTTAGAAAACGGTGAAATATTTGAAGAAAACTATGATAAGCTAATCCTCTCTCCAGGTGCAAAGCCTACACAGCCGAGACTTCCTGGAGTAGGTATTGATAAACTTTTTACACTTCGTACTGTAGAAGACACTTTTCGGATAAAGGAATATATAAATAAGAATCATCCAAAATCGGCTGTATTGGCAGGTGGCGGTTTTATTGGTCTGGAACTGGCGGAAAATTTGAGGGAGCTTGGCATGGATGTTACGATTGTCCAGCGGCCTAAGCAGCTGATGAACCTTTTTGACCCGGATATGGCATCCATGATCCATAATGAAATGAGAAAGCATGGGATAAAACTGGTACTGGGCTATACAGTAGAAGGATTTAAAGGAAAAGACAGCGGAGTGGAGGTTCTGTTGAAAGATAATCCATCCCTTCAGGCTGATATGGTAGTTCTGGCAATCGGAGTCACACCAGACACAGTATTAGCAAAAGAAGCCGGTCTGGAACTTGGCATCAAGGAAAGTATTGTAGTGAATGACAGAATGGAAACCTCAGTACCGGATATTTATGCTGCAGGTGATGCAGTTCAGGTAAAACATTATGTTACGGGTAATGATGCGCTGATTTCTTTGGCAGGACCAGCCAATAAACAGGGCAGAATCATCGCTGATAATATTTGTGGCGGTGATAGTCGTTACCTGGGCAGTCAGGGAAGCTCCGTTATAAAAGTGTTTGATATGACAGCAGCCACTACAGGTATCAATGAAACAAATGCCAAAAAGTCAGGATTAGAGGTAGATACAGTAATTCTTTCTCCTATGAGTCATGCCGGTTACTATCCTGGTGGAAAAGTGATGACCATGAAGGTGGTTTTTGAAAAAGAGACCTATCGTTTGCTTGGCGCTCAGATTATTGGATATGAAGGAGTTGATAAACGTATTGATGTGCTGGCAACAGCAATTCATGCAGGGCTGAAGGCAACCCAGCTGAAAGATCTGGATCTCGCATATGCACCGCCTTATTCCTCTGCCAAGGATCCTGTAAATATGGCAGGATTCATGATAGACAATATAGCAAAAGGTACCTTAAAACAATGGCATCTGGAAGATATGGACAAGATTTCTAAAGATAAAGATGTGGTGTTGATAGATGTGAGAACTGTAGGTGAATTCAGCATGGGGCATATTGATGGATTCAAAAACATACCTGTAGATGAACTGAGAGAACGAATTAGTGAAATTGAGAAAGGAAAGCCTGTGTATCTGATATGCCAGAGTGGTCTGCGCAGTTATATTGCGAGCCGTATTCTGGAAGGAAACGGTTATGAAACGTATAATTTATCTGGCGGATTTCGCTTCTATGATGCAGTGGTCAATGACCGTGCGCTGATTGAAAGGGCATATGCATGTGGTATGGATTATTAA
- a CDS encoding rhodanese-like domain protein — protein sequence MGFFDLFKQSNINQGIEEYKRTAGAVLLDVRTPQEYQEGHIPESKNVPLQQLDNIVSVAKNKDIPLFVYCYSGSRSRQATGMLQRMGYSKVNNIGGIAAYSGKVEK from the coding sequence ATGGGATTTTTTGATCTCTTTAAACAGTCGAATATTAATCAAGGCATAGAAGAATATAAAAGGACTGCTGGTGCAGTTCTGCTGGATGTCCGTACTCCGCAGGAATATCAGGAAGGACATATACCAGAAAGTAAAAATGTGCCGTTGCAGCAACTAGACAATATTGTTTCTGTAGCGAAGAATAAGGATATCCCTCTGTTTGTATACTGTTATTCCGGTTCCCGGAGCCGTCAGGCAACTGGGATGTTGCAACGAATGGGATATTCTAAAGTAAATAATATTGGTGGCATTGCAGCTTACTCAGGAAAGGTGGAAAAATAA
- a CDS encoding thioredoxin, with product MSAININKNNFENEVLNSDKTVLLDFWASWCAPCRMVVPIVEEIADERRDIKVGKINVDEEPELANKFSIMSIPTLVVMKNGKIVQQVSGARPKNAILEML from the coding sequence ATGTCTGCTATTAATATCAATAAAAATAATTTTGAGAACGAAGTACTGAATTCCGATAAAACCGTTCTTTTAGATTTTTGGGCATCTTGGTGTGCGCCTTGCCGTATGGTAGTACCTATTGTAGAGGAGATTGCAGATGAGCGTAGGGATATTAAAGTTGGAAAGATTAATGTAGATGAAGAGCCTGAACTGGCAAATAAGTTCAGTATTATGAGCATTCCGACTTTAGTGGTTATGAAGAATGGGAAGATTGTACAGCAGGTTTCAGGGGCGAGACCTAAGAATGCGATTTTAGAAATGCTTTAG
- a CDS encoding 3-oxoacyl-[acyl-carrier protein] reductase, with product MRLKDKVAIITGGSRGIGFATADKFLKEGASVVLAASSQESADVAVDKLKEKYPNAIVDGISPNLASMESVRKAFKEATEKYGCVDILVNNAGISENTSFMDYTEETFDKVIDLNVKGVFNTTRVAAECMVARGKGVILSTSSMVSISGQPSGVAYPASKFAVNGLTVSLARELGPKGIRVNAVAPGITETDMMKAVPKEVIEPMIERIPLRRLGQPEDIANAFVFLASDEASYITGVILSVDGMARS from the coding sequence ATGAGATTAAAAGATAAAGTTGCAATCATTACGGGTGGCAGTCGTGGTATAGGATTTGCTACAGCTGATAAATTCTTGAAGGAAGGTGCTTCAGTTGTGTTGGCAGCAAGTTCACAGGAATCAGCAGATGTTGCTGTAGATAAATTAAAAGAAAAATATCCCAATGCAATAGTTGATGGAATTAGTCCAAATCTGGCAAGCATGGAGTCTGTCAGAAAGGCTTTTAAAGAGGCAACTGAAAAATATGGATGTGTCGACATACTGGTAAATAATGCAGGAATTTCAGAAAATACCTCATTTATGGATTATACAGAGGAGACTTTTGATAAAGTCATTGACCTAAATGTAAAAGGAGTATTTAATACTACTCGTGTAGCAGCAGAATGTATGGTGGCAAGAGGCAAGGGGGTCATTCTCTCAACTTCTTCCATGGTGAGTATTTCGGGACAGCCAAGTGGGGTTGCTTATCCGGCATCGAAGTTTGCAGTAAACGGATTGACTGTATCATTAGCAAGAGAACTAGGACCTAAAGGTATTCGTGTTAATGCTGTTGCACCTGGGATTACAGAAACTGATATGATGAAAGCTGTGCCAAAGGAAGTTATCGAACCTATGATTGAAAGAATTCCATTGCGTCGTCTTGGACAGCCAGAAGATATTGCCAATGCGTTTGTGTTTCTTGCTTCAGATGAGGCGAGTTACATTACAGGTGTTATATTAAGTGTAGATGGTATGGCAAGAAGTTAA
- a CDS encoding type I restriction-modification system, restriction subunit R, translated as MLVAFSGEVKDNDDVFTEEGMNKDKEGKTIKEKALPETFHADDYGILVVAEKYQTGFDEPLLHTMFVDKKLSGVKAVQTLSRLNRTTRGKVDTFVLDFVNSAEDIKASFEPFYEETVLLEETDPNVVYDMKNTLDDFRVYQKSEVDKFADIFYQNENQSAGDLGKLQGQLRPAVDRYEVLEVEKQDIFKSTLASFNRVYAYITQVCRLFDKDIHRFSIYSKFLYTMLPKGHGGEKINIDDKVLLEYYKLEKDFEGPIELESTEGGYTPISGDSGHREPKKDPLTVIIDKINEKYGTHFTEMNKVLVQMENDYANQEKWQSYAKNNDRATFMLLFEKDFPNMAADRYEQNDQFFRKLFDDPDMMKQVMETVGSVLYERLKKKYIFDPKSGVIEEATPETYVEDTYLTKK; from the coding sequence GTGTTAGTCGCTTTTTCCGGTGAAGTGAAAGATAACGATGATGTGTTTACCGAAGAGGGAATGAACAAGGATAAAGAAGGCAAGACAATAAAAGAAAAGGCTTTGCCGGAAACATTCCATGCAGATGATTATGGAATCCTTGTTGTTGCAGAAAAATATCAGACAGGCTTTGATGAACCACTACTTCACACCATGTTTGTGGATAAGAAATTGTCTGGTGTAAAGGCAGTACAGACTTTATCAAGACTGAATCGTACTACAAGAGGAAAAGTAGATACCTTTGTGCTTGATTTTGTCAATTCAGCAGAGGATATCAAAGCATCTTTCGAGCCATTCTATGAGGAAACTGTGCTCTTGGAGGAAACAGATCCTAATGTTGTATATGACATGAAGAACACTTTGGATGATTTCAGGGTATATCAAAAATCAGAAGTGGATAAATTTGCGGATATTTTCTATCAGAATGAGAATCAATCAGCTGGTGATCTTGGAAAGCTTCAGGGACAGTTAAGACCAGCAGTAGACAGATATGAAGTGCTTGAAGTCGAAAAACAGGATATATTCAAGTCTACATTGGCAAGCTTTAATCGTGTGTATGCCTATATTACACAGGTATGCAGGTTATTTGACAAGGATATTCACAGATTCAGTATTTATTCAAAGTTTTTATACACGATGCTTCCAAAAGGACATGGTGGAGAGAAGATAAATATTGATGACAAAGTTCTTCTTGAATACTATAAGCTGGAAAAAGACTTTGAAGGTCCGATAGAGCTTGAAAGCACAGAAGGCGGATATACACCTATCTCCGGTGATTCCGGTCATAGAGAGCCTAAGAAAGATCCGCTGACAGTAATTATTGATAAGATAAATGAAAAGTATGGAACCCATTTTACAGAAATGAATAAAGTACTTGTTCAGATGGAAAATGATTATGCCAATCAGGAGAAGTGGCAGAGCTACGCAAAGAACAATGACAGGGCAACCTTTATGTTGTTGTTTGAAAAGGATTTTCCGAATATGGCAGCAGACAGATATGAGCAGAATGACCAGTTTTTCCGCAAGCTATTTGACGATCCGGATATGATGAAACAGGTAATGGAAACTGTAGGATCTGTACTGTATGAGAGATTGAAGAAGAAATATATCTTTGATCCAAAGTCTGGCGTAATTGAAGAGGCGACACCGGAGACTTACGTAGAAGATACATATTTGACGAAGAAATAA